Proteins from a single region of Cydia pomonella isolate Wapato2018A chromosome 13, ilCydPomo1, whole genome shotgun sequence:
- the LOC133524552 gene encoding uncharacterized protein LOC133524552 encodes MILRSKTKQSAKSAKMTRSETGTPATGRLGQSKKLDHGAADATVPPAASDPQIPGTSRECLPTGTSAEQVNVPLSCRSRASSSTRSSATIRARRLTAEAHLARKSIEREQELFQRELDNQRKLLEQFKQVEQLELEAKIAALEAEERSNHTKIRRVYITHSAGPPGRPSPLYSTPRQLRTLERTFACPEMIVFGEVQILKTLPRLRPDLKEIGPNGSYETFAFLDDGSTATMIDCKVAARLGLIGPEEFITVNGIMGLQKTTKVRYVDFYIRGKYESDIHLVNHAKAVQSLGLNEQTLSRETIESYAQLKDLAEYLTYADATPTVLIGAEHWHLSICREVCEGRRNEPAACRTLLGWTLYGPTSSKTKPVEFVNHCQLDRTEPSENERLESLIKEQYKLDSLGISKRETLFSKLDSRAVEILDATTTRLPTGRYEVGLPWRDNIQCVPDSCPQALSRFLSLERRMIREPAFADAYKKFIDNMIAKNYAEECDSGTYYNHLITKSVNTSIDLKHDTNLGDYSNKIHTLSDNLQPSTVSPNKTETNFDIELSSVNNNKNKLKTESEPNKSDINARIRWYLPHFGVYHPQKRKLRVVHDAAATNQGVSLNSLLLQGPDLLENLLGILFRFREGAVAITADIKEMFPQIKIREQDRDALRFLWRDVQSRETMPLKEYRMTAVIFGASSSPFTALYIKHKNAMSHQDSYPAAANASIHSSYMDDFLDSLDDVDEAAQMASDVVTIHRNACFEMCGWNSNDQGALRLIPTELRAVQPSEMSLGSESSSVRALGVSWDPISDTVGFRTGLEGLILQGSFNKRKVLPHLMKVYDPLGLLGPIVVKGRILLQEAWRSNIDWDTPFPPSQILKWNEWFKELSDVSTIRIPRWYAKLNGEPLHRELHIFADASELAFATVAYWRSLYADGTVKLALITSKTRVSPLKPISIPRLELQGALIASRLAVTIKEFHKKKPLRTFLWTDSRTVLGWLRSDARTYKPFVAHRVGEITENTRVQDWKWVPTDLNVADDATRIKPLHLNPNHRWFTGTSFLLDPPENWPVEPAGQPIVQEERKQTSGLVVGHLTITADFSRFSDWLRLLRATARVLQAASKFRSALDRVGRIAPSTDVRLRQRTNRPTSTTLIPLTAELMEAAERHVLKKVQSESFSDEIPIIERGELIPKSSRLAKLSPRMGPDNLLHLAGRIVAVQDVGSEIKFPIILDGRHPVVRLLVNFYHRKAGHANNEMVVNEVRQKYWLLHLRSTVRSVTSKCLFCRIKRAKPMNPMTGNLPPQRLAHHRRPFTYTGLDYFGPINTKIGRRQEKRYVALYTCMTSRAVHLELVHSLSADSAIMSLRRFIARRGAPNTVYSDNGTCFVGADRILREFYQNEVYDFAANRGIKWSFIPAAAPFFGGCWERLIRTVKVALNATLREREPNPEVLVTLLLEAEAIVNSRPLTHVPIGPEDQETLTPFHFLIGSSSNQVLPATLDDRDLLRRADWRKALRLADHFWNRWVKEILPTMQPRQIAENREHDLTLGDLVIIVDQNLPRGTWPRGRVVATFPGRDGVVRVVDVATSGGILRRPSKKLVRLEA; translated from the exons ATGATCTTGCGATCTAAAACCAAGCAGTCGGCTAAAAGCGCTAAAATGACGCGCTCGGAAACGGGTACCCCTGCCACGGGTAGGCTCGGCCAGTCCAAAAAGTTGGACCACGGTGCGGCCGACGCCACCGTACCACCCGCGGCTTCCGACCCGCAAATCCCCGGGACGTCTCGCGAGTGCCTCCCAACCGGCACCAGCGCCGAACAAGTTAATGTTCCCCTCAGTTGCAGGTCTCGCGCTTCGAGCTCTACGCGATCATCGGCCACGATTAGGGCACGACGATTGACCGCGGAGGCCCACTTGGCCCGCAAAAGCATAGAAAGGGAACAGGAGCTCTTTCAACGCGAGCTCGACAACCAACGGAAACTCCTTGAGCAGTTTAAACAGGTAGAACAGCTTGAACTTGAAGCGAAAATAGCCGCCTTAGAAGCCGAGGAGCGATCCAATCACACG AAAATACGGCGCGTCTATATAACGCACTCCGCGGGCCCGCCCGGGAGGCCGTCGCCTCTTTACTCAACACCGCGGCAGCTTCGAACACTCGAACGTACATTTGCTTGTCCCGAAATGATTGTCTTCGGCGAAGTACAGATTTTAAAAACGCTGCCTCGGCTAAGGCCTGACCTAAAGGAGATAG GGCCAAATGGCAGCTATGAAACCTTCGCGTTTCTCGATGATGGCAGCACTGCGACTATGATCGATTGTAAAGTGGCTGCTCGCTTAGGTTTAATAGGACCTGAAGAGTTCATAACTGTCAATGGTATCATGGGTTTACAAAAAACTACAAAAGTAAGATACGTTGACTTTTACATAAGAGGTAAATATGAATCTGATATCCATTTGGTAAATCATGCTAAGGCTGTACAATCGTTAGGCTTGAACGAACAAACTCTATCTAGAGAGACTATTGAATCTTATGCTCAATTAAAAGACCTAGCCGAATACTTGACATATGCTGACGCTACACCAACCGTACTTATTGGTGCTGAGCATTGGCATCTGTCAATATGTCGCGAGGTTTGTGAAGGCAGACGTAACGAGCCCGCCGCTTGTCGCACTTTGCTTGGGTGGACTTTGTATGGACCAACGAGTAGCAAAACCAAGCCAGTCGAGTTCGTCAACCATTGTCAGTTAGACCGCACTGAACCTTCTGAAAATGAACGCCTGGAGTCACTGATAAAGGAGCAATACAAACTCGACTCGCTCGGTATCTCTAAGCGCGAGACTCTATTTAGCAAGCTAGACTCCCGTGCCGTCGAGATTCTTGATGCTACCACCACACGCTTACCGACCGGTAGATATGAAGTAGGTCTTCCGTGGCGTGACAACATACAGTGTGTTCCCGATAGCTGCCCGCAAGCTTTATCAAGATTTCTAAGCCTCGAAAGGAGAATGATTCGTGAGCCCGCCTTCGCTGACGCGTATAAAAAGTTTATTGATAACATGATTGCTAAAAATTATGCTGAGGAGTGCGATTCCGGCACTTATTATAATCATCTTATCACTAAAAGCGTCAACACCAGCATTGATCTCAAACACGATACCAATTTAGGcgattattcaaataaaattcaCACCTTATCTGATAACTTACAACCTAGTACAGTCAGTCCGAAtaaaacagaaacaaattttgacATTGAGCTGTCAAGTgtgaataacaataaaaataaattaaaaaccgaATCTGAACCTAATAAAAGTGACATTAACGCAAGAATAAGGTGGTATTTGCCTCATTTTGGCGTGTACCATCCACAAAAACGTAAACTTCGTGTTGTCCACGACGCAGCCGCGACTAATCAGGGTGTTTCATTAAACTCGTTGCTGCTTCAAGGACCTGatcttttagaaaatttattaggtattttatttcggTTCAGAGAGGGCGCTGTTGCTATAACAGCTGATATTAAGGAAATGTTTCCTCAAATAAAAATCCGTGAACAAGATCGTGACGCACTACGTTTTTTATGGCGCGACGTTCAGTCAAGGGAAACAATGCCTCTAAAAGAATATCGGATGACAGCTGTCATTTTTGGAGCATCGTCCAGCCCTTTCACTGCGTTGTACATTAAACATAAAAACGCTATGTCACACCAAGATTCGTATCCAGCGGCAGCCAACGCAAGTATCCATAGTTCCTATATGGACGATTTCTTGGATAGTCTGGACGATGTTGACGAAGCTGCACAGATGGCATCCGATGTTGTGACTATTCATCGTAACGCATGTTTCGAAATGTGTGGCTGGAATTCTAACGATCAGGGAGCATTGCGTCTTATACCGACTGAACTGCGCGCCGTCCAGCCTAGTGAGATGTCACTTGGCAGTGAATCAAGTAGCGTCAGAGCCTTAGGTGTTTCATGGGATCCTATTTCGGACACTGTCGGATTTAGGACTGGTTTAGAAGGTCTCATACTACAGGGCAGTTTTAATAAACGCAAAGTGTTGCCCCACCTCATGAAAGTATACGACCCACTAGGTTTGTTGGGCCCAATAGTGGTCAAAGGGCGTATACTGCTTCAGGAGGCGTGGAGATCCAATATTGACTGGGACACACCATTTCCACCATCACAGATTTTAAAGTGGAACGAGTGGTTTAAGGAACTGTCTGACGTATCTACAATTAGGATTCCACGATGGTACGCCAAGCTCAATGGAGAACCTCTACACAGGGAGCTACACATTTTCGCGGACGCAAGCGAGTTGGCCTTTGCCACCGTCGCTTATTGGCGCTCATTGTATGCAGATGGTACAGTCAAGCTCGCACTCATCACCAGTAAGACGAGAGTCTCACCTTTGAAGCCCATTTCAATTCCTCGTCTAGAATTGCAGGGCGCTTTGATAGCTTCTCGCCTTGCTGTCACTATTAAAGAGTTTCATAAGAAAAAACCTTTACGAACTTTCCTGTGGACAGATTCAAGAACTGTCCTCGGTTGGCTCAGAAGTGACGCACGAACGTACAAACCCTTTGTGGCCCATCGCGTAggagaaattacagaaaatacGCGCGTGCAAGATTGGAAATGGGTCCCAACTGATTTGAACGTTGCGGACGATGCCACTAGGATTAAGCCGCTTCATCTTAATCCTAACCACCGATGGTTTACAGGTACCTCGTTCCTTCTCGATCCACCGGAGAATTGGCCTGTTGAACCAGCTGGTCAGCCTATAGTCCAGGAAGAGCGGAAGCAGACTTCTGGACTTGTGGTTGGTCATCTGACAATTACCGCGGATTTCAGTCGTTTTAGTGACTGGCTACGATTACTTCGTGCTACTGCTCGCGTTTTGCAAGCTGCGTCTAAATTTCGCTCGGCTTTAGATCGCGTAGGTCGCATTGCTCCTAGCACCGATGTTAGGCTTCGTCAACGTACGAATAGACCTACGTCCACCACTCTAATCCCCCTGACAGCGGAACTTATGGAAGCCGCAGAAAGGCACGTCCTGAAGAAAGTACAGTCTGAATCATTTAGTGACGAAATCCCAATAATAGAACGTGGAGAATTGATACCAAAGAGTAGTCGCCTGGCGAAGCTTTCTCCCAGAATGGGGCCAGACAACTTGTTGCACCTAGCTGGCAGAATCGTTGCCGTACAAGACGTCGGTTCCGAGATCAAGTTTCCAATCATTCTAGATGGACGACACCCAGTAGTGCGCTTATTGGTCAATTTCTACCATCGCAAGGCTGGACATGCAAACAATGAAATGGTGGTCAATGAGGTTCGACAAAAATATTGGCTTCTTCATCTGCGCAGTACTGTTCGAAGCGTCACCAGCAAATGTTTGTTTTGTCGCATCAAAAGAGCAAAGCCAATGAATCCGATGACCGGTAACCTTCCTCCTCAGCGGCTTGCCCACCACCGCCGCCCATTCACGTACACTGGCTTGGATTATTTCGGCCCGATAAATACCAAGATCGGCCGAAGACAAGAGAAACGTTATGTGGCCCTGTACACCTGCATGACATCCAGAGCCGTTCACCTGGAGCTTGTACATTCCCTTTCTGCTGACTCCGCAATAATGAGCCTGCGACGGTTTATTGCTAGAAGAGGCGCTCCCAATACTGTATATTCTGACAACGGTACATGTTTTGTTGGTGCAGACCGAATTCTACGCGAATTTTATCAGAACGAGGTCTACGATTTTGCTGCCAATAGAGGAATAAAGTGGAGCTTTATCCCTGCCGCTGCTCCTTTTTTCGGCGGATGCTGGGAGAGACTTATTCGCACCGTCAAAGTCGCGCTGAATGCCACATTACGAGAAAGAGAACCTAATCCCGAAGTCCTAGTAACTCTCCTTCTAGAAGCTGAGGCAATTGTAAATTCTCGACCTCTGACCCATGTCCCTATTGGCCCTGAAGACCAGGAAACCCTAACGCCCTTCCACTTTCTAATTGGCTCATCTTCTAACCAGGTTCTGCCTGCAACCCTTGACGACCGAGACCTTTTAAGACGTGCTGACTGGAGGAAGGCGTTGAGATTGGCCGACCACTTTTGGAACCGATGGGTAAAAGAAATTCTGCCAACCATGCAACCTCGCCAGATAGCGGAGAACAGAGAGCACGACTTGACTCTTGGCGACTTAGTCATCATTGTAGACCAGAACCTACCCCGAGGAACCTGGCCACGCGGCCGCGTCGTTGCTACATTCCCTGGCAGAGACGGAGTGGTCAGGGTGGTGGACGTAGCCACATCAGGTGGAATTCTTCGTCGACCTTCTAAAAAATTGGTCAGATTAGAGGCATAA